A DNA window from Vigna angularis cultivar LongXiaoDou No.4 chromosome 1, ASM1680809v1, whole genome shotgun sequence contains the following coding sequences:
- the LOC108335672 gene encoding pathogenesis-related protein 2, with protein sequence MAVFTFDDQTTSPVAPATLYQALVKDADNIVPKAVDSFKSVEIVEGNGGPGTIKKISFLEDGETKFVLHKIETIDEANLGYSYSIVGGAALPDTAEKITIDTKLSDGPNGGSVVKLSIKYHSKGDAPPNEDELKAGKAKSDALFKVIEAYLLANA encoded by the exons ATGGCTGTTTTCACATTCGATGACCAAACCACTTCACCTGTAGCTCCTGCTACCCTTTACCAAGCTCTTGTGAAAGACGCCGACAACATCGTACCAAAGGCGGTTGATTCCTTCAAGAGTGTTGAAATCGTTGAGGGCAACGGTGGCCCCGGAACCATCAAGAAAATCTCTTTCCTTGAGG atggagagacaAAGTTTGTGTTGCACAAAATAGAAACAATAGACGAGGCAAACTTGGGATACAGCTACAGCATTGTTGGAGGTGCTGCTTTGCCAGACACTGCAGAGAAGATCACAATCGACACTAAACTCAGTGATGGCCCCAACGGAGGCTCAGTAGTAAAGCTGAGTATAAAATATCACAGCAAAGGAGATGCACCACCTAATGAAGATGAGCTCAAAGCTGGCAAAGCCAAGAGTGATGCTCTTTTCAAGGTCATCGAGGCTTACCTTTTGGCCAATGCTTGA
- the LOC108335900 gene encoding pathogenesis-related protein 2 codes for MKAPTTLFQCVSFTFTLTNTVTPKLILINRGHSSAKYPQTKHLLLLLFSYSSISFIPLIMAVFTFEDQTTSPVAPATLYQALVKDADNIVPKAVDSFKSVEIVEGNGGPGTIKKISFIEDGETKFVLHKIETIDEANLGYSYSIVGGAALPDTAEKITIDTKLSDGPNGGSVVKLSISYHSKGDAPPNEDELKAGKAKSDALFKVIEAYLLANA; via the exons ATGAAGGCTCCAACTACCCTGTTTCAGTGTGTCAGCTTTACATTCACATTAACAAACACAGTAACACCAAAGCTTAtccttataaatagaggtcacTCCTCTGCCAAATACCCACAAACCAaacatcttcttctccttctattCTCGTATTCTTCGATCTCTTTTATACCATTAATAATGGCTGTTTTCACCTTCGAGGACCAAACCACTTCACCTGTAGCTCCTGCTACCCTTTACCAAGCTCTTGTGAAAGACGCCGACAACATCGTACCAAAGGCGGTTGATTCCTTTAAGAGTGTTGAAATCGTTGAGGGCAACGGTGGCCCCGGAACCATCAAGAAAATCTCTTTCATTGAGG ATGGGGAGACAAAGTTTGTGTTGCACAAAATAGAAACAATAGACGAGGCAAACTTGGGATACAGCTACAGCATTGTTGGAGGTGCTGCTTTGCCAGACACTGCAGAGAAGATCACAATCGACACTAAACTCAGTGACGGCCCCAACGGAGGCTCAGTGGTAAAGCTGAGCATATCTTACCACAGCAAAGGAGATGCACCACCCAACGAAGATGAGCTCAAAGCTGGCAAAGCCAAGAGTGATGCTCTTTTCAAGGTCATTGAGGCTTACCTTTTGGCCAATGCCTGA